A stretch of Natronococcus sp. CG52 DNA encodes these proteins:
- the samp2 gene encoding ubiquitin-like small modifier protein SAMP2: protein MHVTVDVKGEGSHELALEDVATDAPEPTYADLLREVDLSPHEVSVLVDGRPVPEDQPVESERVTVLRLIKGGSLSPVWTRVASPSPRSP, encoded by the coding sequence ATGCACGTCACCGTCGACGTCAAGGGTGAGGGGAGCCACGAACTCGCGCTCGAGGACGTGGCGACCGACGCGCCGGAGCCGACCTACGCGGACCTGCTCCGCGAGGTCGACCTCAGCCCCCACGAGGTGAGCGTCCTGGTCGACGGACGGCCCGTCCCCGAGGATCAGCCGGTCGAGAGCGAGCGCGTGACGGTGTTGCGGCTGATCAAGGGCGGCTCCCTGAGTCCCGTCTGGACTCGAGTCGCGTCCCCCTCGCCGCGGTCGCCTTGA
- a CDS encoding ABC transporter permease, protein MIPGTGSLVPLLIEFPFEWTYIRSIVYVSLYVSLIAVALSTLCSLPVALLIGFAEFRGKRLLASLINTGMGFPSVVVGLLVLFAVSNQGPLGSFELVFTREAMIVSQFVLAAPVITGVSLAAVSSVDQGVRDAAFAIGGTRFDVALVTIKEARYGIATAVLAGFGRAISEVGSVLIVGGNIAGPDGESYTRTLTTAIQLEARQGRFETALILGALLVALVLLVNAIVVRLGSDSGGYR, encoded by the coding sequence ATGATACCTGGAACCGGATCGCTGGTGCCGCTGTTGATCGAGTTCCCCTTCGAGTGGACGTACATCCGGAGCATCGTCTACGTCTCGCTGTACGTGAGTCTTATCGCGGTCGCGCTGAGCACGCTGTGTAGCCTCCCGGTCGCGCTCCTGATCGGATTCGCGGAGTTCCGGGGCAAGCGGCTACTCGCGTCGCTCATCAACACCGGGATGGGGTTTCCGAGCGTCGTCGTCGGCCTCCTCGTTCTGTTTGCGGTCTCGAACCAGGGGCCGCTCGGGTCGTTCGAACTCGTCTTCACCCGCGAGGCGATGATCGTGTCGCAGTTCGTCCTCGCCGCGCCGGTCATCACCGGCGTCAGTCTCGCGGCCGTCTCGAGCGTCGATCAGGGCGTCCGCGACGCGGCGTTCGCGATCGGCGGAACGCGGTTCGACGTCGCCCTCGTCACGATCAAGGAAGCGAGATACGGCATCGCGACGGCCGTCCTCGCCGGCTTCGGCCGGGCGATCAGCGAGGTCGGCTCCGTCCTCATCGTCGGCGGGAACATCGCCGGACCCGACGGCGAATCCTACACCCGAACGCTCACGACCGCGATTCAACTCGAGGCGCGACAGGGCCGGTTCGAGACCGCGCTGATCCTCGGGGCGCTGCTCGTCGCCCTGGTACTGCTCGTCAACGCTATCGTCGTTCGGCTGGGGAGCGACTCCGGGGGGTACCGGTGA
- a CDS encoding amino acid ABC transporter ATP-binding protein, producing the protein MTLDVADVHHGYDGDPVFENVSLSVSPGEVVAIIGPSGVGKSTLLRLLALFERPERGRIEYDGTDVWAASERRRLACRRRIGMVFQEANLFDASVRRNVEYGIRVRRSWLERAKWTLESLTGDAPGAGTTLEALDIVGLADDAEQSAGSLSGGEAQRVAFARALAYDPDVLLLDEPTSDLDPRNTAVIEDAVLEARDRDIGVVVATHDMNQAERVADRVAVLLGDGIIEVGETATVFDDPRDERTRKFIDGELLY; encoded by the coding sequence GTGACGCTCGACGTCGCCGACGTTCACCACGGCTACGACGGCGACCCGGTCTTCGAGAACGTCTCGCTGTCGGTATCGCCCGGAGAAGTCGTCGCGATAATCGGTCCGTCCGGGGTCGGTAAGTCGACCCTGTTGCGCCTGCTCGCGCTGTTCGAGCGGCCGGAGCGCGGACGGATCGAGTACGACGGTACCGACGTCTGGGCCGCCTCGGAGCGGCGGCGCCTCGCCTGTCGCCGACGGATCGGAATGGTGTTCCAGGAGGCGAACCTGTTCGACGCGAGCGTCCGCCGGAACGTCGAGTACGGGATCCGCGTCCGTCGGTCCTGGCTCGAGCGGGCGAAGTGGACGCTCGAGTCCCTCACCGGGGACGCGCCCGGCGCGGGGACCACCCTCGAGGCGCTGGATATCGTCGGCCTCGCCGACGACGCCGAGCAGAGCGCCGGGTCGCTCTCGGGCGGCGAGGCTCAGCGCGTCGCGTTCGCCCGCGCGCTCGCGTACGATCCCGACGTCCTGTTGCTCGACGAGCCGACGTCGGACCTGGATCCGCGGAACACGGCCGTCATCGAGGACGCGGTGCTCGAGGCGCGCGACCGGGACATCGGCGTCGTCGTCGCGACCCACGACATGAACCAGGCCGAGCGCGTCGCCGATCGGGTCGCGGTCCTGCTCGGCGACGGCATCATCGAGGTCGGCGAGACGGCGACGGTCTTCGACGACCCGCGGGACGAACGCACCCGGAAGTTTATCGACGGCGAACTGCTCTATTGA